Proteins from a single region of Diorhabda sublineata isolate icDioSubl1.1 chromosome 2, icDioSubl1.1, whole genome shotgun sequence:
- the LOC130440645 gene encoding adenosine deaminase 2-like, with protein MNPIEAAKISKHEYVDTRNALLKEDRDYAIGSDVKLNEKEQAVNKYLMKYKYEELDEGFVKPENFLASNHFFKVKDKIDKSKVFEFIKKLPKGASLHSHDTAMASGEFLYQLTFKDNLYCLVEGGTLKLQFFRDCQCKGSWKLLSDLRKDPDFERFLKNKLTLICSYPEIEYPDLNSAWTDFQNLFINLEKLITYKPVFQDYFYQSLKETYEENVKYIEFRGYLPIVYELDGREYGPVEVVGLYNETLKQFKKDFPDFLDCKFIFAPHRLVNNEVMNDYVRIYKDIKKAYPELVIGFDLVGQEDLGEPLLNFTAQLLELKNFGCKFFFHAGETNWNGQSSDLNLFDAILLDSIRLGHAIALLKHPAAAKLVKEKGIAIEICPISNQVLKLISDLRNHPASIMIANNYPVVISSDDPSFWGAKGISYDWYVTFMAISHRDSDLRLLKKLALNALDYSGLEKEEKELAKLHWEADWEAFIRSVYYEYSNDEKCMCNK; from the coding sequence ATGAACCCTATTGAAGCAgctaaaatatcaaaacacgAATACGTGGATACTAGAAATGCCCTACTTAAAGAAGATAGAGATTACGCCATAGGTTCAGACGTAAAACTCAATGAAAAAGAACAAGCTGTTAATAAATACCTCATGAAATACAAATATGAAGAGCTAGATGAAGGATTTGTAAAACCAGAAAATTTTTTGGCAAGcaatcattttttcaaagttaaagataaaatagataaatcgaaagtttttgaatttattaaaaagctACCAAAAGGGGCATCTTTACATTCACATGATACTGCTATGGCATCTGGAGAGTTCCTTTATCAACTTACATTTAAAGATAACTTATACTGTCTCGTTGAAGGAGGTACGctaaaactacaattttttagAGATTGTCAATGTAAAGGAAGCTGGAAACTTTTGAGTGACCTAAGGAAGGATCCTGATTTTgaacgttttttaaaaaataaattaacattaataTGTAGTTATCCAGAAATTGAGTATCCAGACTTGAATTCTGCTTGGACAgactttcaaaatctgtttatTAACTTGGAAAAACTTATAACTTACAAACCTGTATTTCAAGATTACTTTTATCAATCTTTAAAAGAAACTTACGAAGAAAATGTGAAGTACATAGAATTTCGAGGCTATCTGCCTATAGTTTATGAGTTAGATGGAAGAGAATACGGTCCAGTAGAAGTTGTTGGTCTCTACAATGAAActttgaaacaatttaaaaaagatTTCCCCGATTTTTTAGACTGCAAGTTCATTTTTGCTCCCCATAGATTAGTTAATAATGAAGTTATGAATGATTATGTGCGAATTTATAAAGACATAAAAAAAGCTTACCCTGAGCTAGTTATTGGTTTTGATTTAGTTGGACAAGAAGATCTAGGTGAACCTTTACTAAATTTTACAGCTCAACTTTTAGAGCTTAAAAACTTTGGTTGTAAGTTTTTCTTTCATGCCGGGGAAACAAATTGGAATGGTCAATCTTCcgatttgaatttatttgacgCTATTTTATTGGATTCTATAAGACTGGGTCATGCGATTGCATTGTTAAAACATCCAGCTGCAGCTAAATTAGTTAAAGAGAAAGGAATAGCTATAGAAATTTGTCCCATATCAAACCAAGTATTGAAACTTATTTCAGATTTGAGAAATCATCCAGCGTCTATAATGATAGCAAATAATTATCCCGTTGTTATATCTTCTGACGATCCCTCATTTTGGGGTGCCAAAGGGATTAGTTACGACTGGTATGTTACCTTCATGGCTATCAGTCATAGAGATAGCGACCTTAGACTATTGAAAAAACTTGCTTTGAATGCTCTAGATTATAGTGGCttagagaaagaagaaaaggaaTTGGCTAAGCTTCATTGGGAAGCTGATTGGGAAGCTTTTATTCGATCTGTGTATTATGAATATAGTAATGACGAAAAGTGTATGTGTAACAagtaa